A region from the Hypomesus transpacificus isolate Combined female unplaced genomic scaffold, fHypTra1 scaffold_62, whole genome shotgun sequence genome encodes:
- the scaf11 gene encoding protein SCAF11 isoform X3, producing MTQRTPAKEKSHIKKCKDKDPSVISRKKVRPSLHFTWSLSPSGTALGTLIQVISEPLWVAEEEFSVSGRKQCRHQIENFPWLLAAVPVSALGDSRHWLNAAGWRNSQFPLRSFSPFSISTTHSGFGHFVFQGRGYAVTCPKGGEKKGGRTSSSRSPFKQTECMTSRRSNRNSRAQEQAPLHDAASSQSQSSDSDLSANMSPPLGKAPLATRKGKRPACRKSEGKKAGHGRRKTTPRLLSRLTASEEDDGVDKEIEKNKQGKEENNVESGNSDAESTPLQWNQNSSLVNEEQGPKPLLSNFILEQGEVRSQVDKDSSPDEQLLVKQTDSEEGVPSSPTEASLDCHGVSFDGSQADDHKKTFSGQEDSSLHSSSVLPLESPKFLQSGKHLEEVQDENAYPVRVFADSVEKNFKKDISIAVNADDSQFSDSPVDTKPLKAQDTSENKAFGNVRIHSSQDWTNEISKTTTKVENQSRDDTDGVPMDCDTPSSEHNNDLTINPQIESSIINAELLAPTSLSLLVGNVSQQEQESSRGMESQDKRNGRQRQSRFHSASTTWSPKKDSRQDSSQGSSSGSREHTRERDGSPPSSHSTHIRSWDRGGDNKKDSSKKECNHEEKSRRRSRSKSLSRNRSRSNSRSRSRTRLYKRGTSPEQPTSGAQSPSWKTDRWGGERWRADHRSGGGDKSRFKNDSFGDPSPDQGCLTNPDWVQEKTAGDAGARSHETLSVDENNRWDDQVSSGLSDSWRRCGIPTGCGGSERRSPGQGGYRMCNQPEEQGENRWQSRNNFSGTAKNSGSDSYSRFNENRGSRRKEADLGELPLDRSGWSSASSWAVRRTLPADVQSYYSRRERGAGGGGGWIRREEDQPTTDLPKDDLTLQTQSESQVSLGVMHPHFNVLHYPLGQHGVPVNLQSAAPYVMPPQVPIHLHPTVPLLQVPCVTAQGLPPPPPPPPPMQHGSLTAAQPDSRTTQKLQIQERAVNEVKTAIKPYYQKKDITKEEYKEIVRKAVEKVCHSKSGEVNSGKVANLVKAYVDKYKHVRKK from the exons TTCTGAGCCTCTTTGGGTGGCGGAGGAGGAGTTCTCTGTATCTGGACGTAAACAGTGTAGGCACCAGATAGAGAATTTCCCATGGCTGTTGGCTGCTGTGCCTGTTTCTGCTTTGGGAGACTCCAG ACACTGGTTGAATGCCGCTGGTTGGAGGAACAGCCAGTTCCCCCTTAGAAGCTTCTCACCTTTCTCAATTTCTACAACACATTCTGGCTTTGGCCATTTTG TATTTCAAGGACGAGGTTATGCAGTCACCTGCCcaaaaggaggggagaagaaaggGGGTCGGACATCAAGTTCAAGATCTCCCTTCAAACAGACTGAGTGTATGACTTCTAGACGCTCTAACCGTAACAGCAGAGCCCAGGAACAAGCTCCACTGCATGATGCTGCATCCTCACAGTCACAGTCCTCGGACTCAGACTTGTCTGCAAACATGTCACCCCCACTTGGCAAAGCCCCCCTAGCAACTAGAAAGGGCAAAAGGCCAGCTTGCCGAAAGTCAGAAGGTAAAAAGGCAGGCCATGGGAGAAGGAAAACCACTCCTAGACTCCTGAGCAGGCTCACAGCAAGTGAAGAGGATGATGGAGTCGACAAGGAGATTGAAAAGAATAAGCAAGGTAAAGAGGAAAACAATGTGGAATCTGGAAACTCAGATGCTGAATCTACTCCATTGCAGTGGAATCAGAATTCTAGCCTTGTCAATGAAGAACAAGGTCCTAAACCGTTGTTAAGCAATTTCATACTGGAGCAGGGCGAAGTTAGGAGCCAGGTAGACAAAGACAGTTCTCCAGACGAACAACTGTTAGTGAAACAGACGGACAGTGAAGAAGGGGTTCCTTCTTCACCAACTGAAGCATCTCTGGATTGCCATGGCGTGTCATTTGATGGGAGTCAGGCTGATGatcacaaaaaaacattttcaggaCAAGAAGACTCGTCACTCCATTCCAGCTCTGTGTTGCCATTGGAAAGTCCAAAGTTTCTACAGTCTGGCAAACATTTGGAAGAAGTACAAGATGAAAATGCTTATCCTGTAAGGGTTTTTGCAGATTCAGTGGAGAAGAACTTTAAAAAGGACATTTCAATAGCTGTGAATGCTGATGATTCTCAATTCTCTGACTCTCCGGTTGATACCAAGCCCCTGAAAGCTCAAGACACCTCCGAAAATAAAGCTTTTGGAAATGTTAGAATTCACAGTTCACAAGACTGGACGAATGAAATCTCTAAGACCACAACCAAAGTGGAAAATCAATCAAGGGATGACACTGACGGTGTACCAATGGACTGTGATACACCTAGCAGTGAGCACAACAACGACCTGACCATTAATCCACAAATAGAAAGCAGTATAATTAATGCAGAGCTCCTGGCACCCACCAGTCTGAGCTTGCTAGTTGGAAACGTGAGTCAGCAGGAACAAGAGAGCTCAAGAGGAATGGAGAGCCAGGACAAAAGGAATGGTAGACAGCGCCAATCTCGTTTCCACTCTGCCAGCACTACCTGGTCTCCAAAGAAAGACTCCAGACAAGACTCATCCCAAGGTTCAAGTTCTGGCTCTCGAGAACACACAAGGGAAAGGGATGGCAGCCCGCCTTCAAGTCACTCCACTCATATCCGCAGCTGGGATAGGGGAGGGGACAATAAGAAGGACTCATCCAAAAAAGAATGCAATCATGAGGAAAAGAGCAGAAGGCGGTCTAGATCTAAAAGCCTCTCCAGAAATAGATCTCGTTCCAACTCAAGATCGAGGTCTAGGACAAGACTGTACAAACGTGGAACATCCCCTGAACAGCCCACTTCAGGGGCTCAGTCGCCAAGTTGGAAGACGGACCGCTGGGGTGGAGAACGTTGGAGGGCAGATCACAGGAGTGGTGGTGGAGACAAGAGCCGCTTCAAAAACGACAGTTTTGGAGACCCATCGCCTGATCAGGGCTGTTTAACCAATCCAGATTGGGTTCAGGAAAAGACCGCGGGAGATGCTGGTGCCAGGAGCCATGAGACCTTGTCAGTGGATGAAAACAATCGCTGGGATGATCAAGTAAGCAGTGGGTTGTCTGACTCATGGAGACGTTGTGGCATTCCAACAGGCTGCGGTGGATCTGAGCGCCGATCTCCTGGGCAGGGAGGGTACCGGATGTGCAACCAGCCGGAGGAGCAAGGAGAAAATCGCTGGCAGTCAAGAAACAATTTCTCAGGGACAGCCAAAAATTCAGGGAGTGACTCATACAGCCGGTTCAATGAGAACCGAGGTAGTCGTAGGAAAGAAGCCGATCTTGGTGAGTTGCCTCTTGACCGATCAGGTTGGTCATCAGCCTCCAGTTGGGCAGTGAGGAGAACACTTCCAGCAGATGTGCAGAGCTATTACTCCAGGAGGGAGCgaggtgctgggggaggaggaggctggatcAGACGAGAGGAAGACCAGCCCACAACAG ATCTCCCTAAAGATGATCTGACTCTTCAAACACAGAGTGAAAGTCAAGTCTCCCTAGGTGTGATGCATCCCCATTTTAATGTTCTCCACTATCCCCTGGGTCAACATGGAGTACCGGTCAACCTGCAGTCAGCAGCGCCGTATGTAATGCCGCCTCAGGTTCCCATACACCTCCATCCCACAGTGCCTCTCCTACAGGTTCCTTGTGTGACAGCCCagggcctcccccctcctcccccaccaccacctcccatGCAGCATGGCAGTCTGACAGCCGCCCAGCCAGATAGCCGCACCACTCAG AAACTGCAAATTCAAGAAAGAGCTGTTAATGAAGTCAAGACTGCCATCAAACCCTACTACCAAAAGAAGGACATCACGAAAGAGGAATATAAAGAGATTGTTCGTAAAGCCGTTGAGAAA GTCTGCCACAGCAAAAGTGGAGAGGTGAACTCTGGGAAGGTAGCCAACCTTGTGAAGGCCTATGTGGATAAATACAAACATGTCCGCAAGAAATGA